The following proteins come from a genomic window of Ferviditalea candida:
- a CDS encoding cytochrome c oxidase subunit II: MELPRYEKIWLITGSITLVIFLVLLGIMGFAMGFNPSGHMKTIAPDQVGATPPFDKPGLFTVADKEYRAVMQAKVFAFLPGEMTIPAGSKIHFEVTSPDVVHGMYIAGTNVNMMIVPGHISEFTHTFNKPGDYLILCNEYCGSGHHLMLGRIIVQ; encoded by the coding sequence ATTGAACTTCCGCGCTATGAGAAAATTTGGCTGATCACCGGTTCGATCACACTCGTCATTTTTCTGGTTCTATTGGGGATAATGGGGTTTGCGATGGGCTTCAATCCTTCCGGACACATGAAAACGATCGCTCCCGATCAGGTGGGCGCGACCCCGCCCTTCGACAAACCGGGCTTGTTTACGGTTGCGGATAAAGAATATCGGGCCGTCATGCAGGCAAAAGTTTTTGCTTTTCTCCCAGGGGAAATGACCATTCCCGCCGGTTCCAAGATTCATTTCGAGGTGACCAGTCCCGATGTGGTGCACGGAATGTATATTGCCGGAACCAATGTGAACATGATGATCGTCCCCGGACATATCAGCGAATTTACCCATACGTTCAACAAACCGGGAGATTATTTGATTTTGTGCAATGAATACTGCGGTTCCGGCCATCATTTGATGTTGGGCCGGATTATCGTCCAATGA
- a CDS encoding b(o/a)3-type cytochrome-c oxidase subunit 1: protein MSAAKHKNAGFDGAVIPASSFAFDVKDANLILAHLIFSFIALFLGALAGLLQALVRAGYIVLPPMLDYYQLLTAHGVLLALVFTTFFIIGFLYSGVVKTLDGKMLASARSWAWWGFYLMLAGTIMAAITILTNDASVLYTFYAPLQASPWFYIGLVLVIVGSWFSSIAIFINYAYWRRTHKGEVSPLFAYMAVATMILWIIATIGVAVEVIFQLVPWSLGWTPRINVALSRALFWYFGHPLVYFWLLPAYIYWYVNVPRIIKGKVFSNTLPRLTFILFILYSVPVGFHHQLNEPGISNFWKFLQVVLTMIVVFPSLMTAFAIIGTFELAGRSQGAKGRFGWIRKLPWGDVRFLAPVLSMLMFIPAGAGGIVNASYQMNQVVHNTLWVTGHFHLTLATSVVLTFFGISYWLIPVLTRRTLTPGANKLGIVQSVLWIAGMLLLGITMHIVGLMGEPRRSSFSTYNDHATALSWLPYMYVIGIGGVLLFISVMLFLFAAVYLMYYAPRTDQPAEYPIGEVDESTQHPPLILERWSLWIAVTVVLVLVAYAVPIWHLMQTPLATWSPPVRTW, encoded by the coding sequence ATGAGTGCGGCCAAACATAAAAATGCCGGTTTCGACGGAGCGGTCATACCGGCTTCTTCGTTTGCTTTTGACGTAAAAGACGCCAATTTAATACTGGCGCATTTGATTTTCTCCTTTATCGCCCTGTTTCTGGGCGCTCTCGCGGGCCTGCTGCAGGCGCTGGTGCGCGCCGGCTATATCGTGCTTCCCCCTATGCTTGATTATTACCAGCTGCTAACCGCGCACGGCGTTCTGCTGGCGCTTGTGTTCACCACGTTTTTCATCATCGGGTTCCTGTATTCCGGCGTCGTTAAGACACTCGACGGGAAGATGCTTGCAAGCGCCCGAAGCTGGGCTTGGTGGGGATTTTATCTGATGCTGGCCGGCACAATCATGGCAGCCATCACCATTCTGACCAACGACGCCAGCGTGCTTTACACGTTTTATGCTCCTTTGCAGGCGTCGCCTTGGTTTTACATCGGGCTCGTGCTGGTGATCGTCGGCAGCTGGTTCAGCAGCATCGCGATCTTCATCAATTACGCGTATTGGCGCAGGACGCACAAGGGAGAAGTCTCCCCGCTGTTTGCCTATATGGCGGTGGCCACCATGATCCTGTGGATTATCGCGACCATCGGTGTTGCTGTTGAAGTAATCTTCCAATTGGTTCCCTGGTCGTTGGGCTGGACCCCGCGTATCAATGTGGCGCTCAGCCGGGCGCTGTTTTGGTACTTCGGCCATCCGCTGGTCTACTTCTGGCTGCTGCCGGCCTATATATACTGGTACGTCAACGTGCCGCGGATCATCAAGGGAAAGGTGTTCAGCAATACGTTGCCAAGGCTCACGTTCATCCTGTTCATTCTGTATTCCGTGCCGGTCGGTTTCCATCACCAGTTGAACGAGCCGGGAATTTCAAATTTTTGGAAGTTTCTGCAGGTGGTGCTGACCATGATCGTGGTATTTCCATCGCTGATGACGGCCTTTGCGATTATCGGCACGTTCGAATTGGCCGGCAGATCGCAGGGCGCCAAAGGCAGATTCGGATGGATCCGCAAGCTGCCGTGGGGAGATGTCCGTTTTCTGGCCCCCGTCCTGTCCATGCTGATGTTCATTCCGGCGGGCGCGGGAGGCATCGTCAATGCCAGCTACCAGATGAATCAGGTCGTACATAATACCCTTTGGGTGACCGGCCATTTCCATTTGACGCTCGCAACCAGTGTGGTTTTGACGTTTTTCGGCATCTCCTACTGGCTGATCCCGGTGCTTACCCGGCGTACGCTGACGCCGGGGGCCAACAAGCTCGGCATTGTGCAGAGCGTCCTGTGGATCGCGGGCATGCTGCTTCTCGGAATAACCATGCATATTGTCGGGCTGATGGGAGAACCGCGGCGTTCCAGCTTCTCCACCTATAACGATCACGCCACAGCCTTGTCCTGGCTTCCGTATATGTATGTCATCGGAATCGGCGGGGTGCTGCTGTTCATTTCGGTGATGCTGTTCCTCTTCGCGGCGGTTTACCTTATGTACTATGCGCCGCGCACGGATCAGCCGGCGGAATATCCGATCGGCGAGGTGGACGAGAGCACCCAGCACCCCCCGCTCATTCTCGAACGCTGGTCGCTGTGGATTGCCGTCACCGTCGTATTGGTGCTGGTCGCATACGCCGTACCGATTTGGCACTTGATGCAGACCCCGCTGGCCACCTGGTCGCCGCCGGTCCGAACGTGGTGA
- a CDS encoding cytochrome c oxidase subunit 2A translates to MKNASRHPDEENLKDTLLSVFLIGAFLAAVWVSILFVFIYRS, encoded by the coding sequence TTGAAGAATGCGTCCCGCCATCCGGACGAAGAAAACCTGAAGGATACGCTTTTGTCCGTATTTCTGATAGGCGCGTTTTTGGCGGCCGTCTGGGTGTCCATTTTATTTGTGTTCATTTACCGATCGTAA